Proteins from a single region of Catenulispora acidiphila DSM 44928:
- a CDS encoding NAD(P)-binding domain-containing protein, translating to MSDSTTVDGAIYDHLVIGAGPAGLQLARHLKESGSRYTIVEAGEAAGTFFATFPRHRTLISSNKPHTGTTDPELNLRMDWNSLLSGDPQLLFTRYTERYFPPADLWRQYLADFAAASELNIHYNTRVVRIERPEAGGPFTVTAQDGSVRRAAIVIVATGVSKPYIPPIPGIEHAEQYATMTVDPADFTDQRVLILGKGNSAFETADNLIEKAAVIHVAGPDGVRLAWKTHYVGHLRAVNNNFLDTYQLKSQNAILDGEVLSITPKPGGGFLVRFSFVRADEVVKELYYDRILCCTGFRLDTEPFAEECAPALVIKDRFAELTSAFESVNVPGLYFAGTLMQQREFKKATTGFIHGYRYTVKALSRILDQRGAGVVWPNRPIAATPQALADATIERVNRSSALWQQFGVMADIILLPGDGGGQAHYVDEVPLGYALDGGLADPDAGLADDGLLVSVTLEYGPDHDKVDRFDATVKRPAQDDADEAHNAAYLHPVLRVYRDGKALAEHHLAENLENHWDGEASHRAPLVAFFEKVATL from the coding sequence GTGAGCGATTCCACGACGGTCGACGGCGCCATCTACGACCACCTCGTCATCGGAGCCGGGCCCGCCGGCCTCCAACTCGCCCGGCACCTGAAGGAATCGGGGAGCCGGTACACCATAGTGGAAGCCGGGGAAGCCGCCGGCACGTTCTTCGCGACTTTCCCGCGCCACAGAACCCTGATCTCCTCCAACAAGCCGCACACCGGGACCACCGACCCCGAGCTCAACTTGCGCATGGACTGGAACTCGCTGCTGTCCGGCGACCCGCAGCTGCTGTTCACCCGCTACACCGAGCGTTACTTCCCGCCCGCGGACCTCTGGCGGCAGTACCTCGCCGACTTCGCCGCCGCCTCCGAGCTGAACATCCACTACAACACGCGCGTGGTGCGGATCGAACGCCCCGAGGCCGGCGGCCCGTTCACCGTCACAGCCCAGGACGGCAGCGTCCGGCGCGCGGCGATCGTCATCGTGGCCACCGGTGTGTCAAAGCCCTACATCCCGCCGATCCCCGGCATCGAGCACGCCGAGCAGTACGCGACGATGACCGTCGACCCGGCCGACTTCACCGATCAGCGAGTACTGATCCTGGGCAAGGGCAACTCCGCCTTCGAGACCGCGGACAACCTGATCGAGAAGGCCGCGGTGATCCACGTCGCCGGTCCGGACGGCGTGCGCTTGGCATGGAAGACGCATTACGTCGGCCACCTGCGCGCGGTGAACAACAACTTCCTCGACACCTACCAGCTCAAATCGCAGAACGCGATCCTCGACGGCGAGGTGCTGAGCATCACGCCGAAGCCCGGCGGCGGGTTCCTCGTGCGGTTCTCCTTCGTCCGCGCCGACGAGGTCGTCAAGGAGCTGTATTACGACCGGATCCTGTGCTGCACCGGGTTCCGGCTGGACACCGAGCCCTTCGCCGAGGAGTGCGCGCCGGCGCTCGTCATCAAGGACCGCTTCGCTGAGCTGACCTCGGCGTTCGAGTCTGTGAACGTGCCGGGTCTGTACTTCGCCGGGACGCTGATGCAGCAGCGCGAGTTCAAGAAGGCGACGACCGGCTTCATCCACGGCTACCGCTACACCGTCAAGGCCCTGAGTCGCATCCTCGACCAGCGTGGCGCCGGCGTGGTCTGGCCGAACCGGCCGATCGCCGCGACGCCGCAAGCGCTGGCGGACGCGACGATCGAGCGCGTCAACCGCAGTTCCGCGCTGTGGCAGCAGTTCGGCGTGATGGCCGACATCATCCTGCTGCCGGGCGACGGCGGGGGACAGGCGCACTACGTCGACGAGGTTCCGCTGGGGTACGCGCTCGACGGCGGGCTGGCCGACCCGGACGCCGGACTCGCCGACGACGGGCTGCTCGTCTCTGTGACCCTGGAGTACGGACCCGACCACGACAAGGTGGACCGCTTCGACGCGACGGTCAAGCGCCCCGCGCAGGACGACGCGGACGAGGCTCACAACGCCGCGTATCTGCACCCTGTCTTGCGCGTCTACCGCGACGGGAAGGCGCTGGCCGAGCACCACCTCGCCGAGAACCTGGAGAACCACTGGGACGGCGAAGCCTCGCACCGCGCACCCCTGGTGGCGTTCTTCGAGAAAGTGGCGACGCTGTGA
- a CDS encoding glycoside hydrolase family 3 C-terminal domain-containing protein, protein MSRTARPRLGRVRVLISLAALSASAVATYAAVPGAQAAPAASAASAACPWVGSTAPIPQRVSQLLAAMTLNQKVQLMTGSSGSSYVGFTPAIGSLCIPAMNLEDGPAGVADGMTNVTQLPAPVDVAATFDTSAEQSFGQLIGAEEAAKGTTVDLGPTINIVRDPRWGRAFESVGEDPYLNGQMGAADIRGVQSTGTMAQVKHLVAYNQETNRNSPSDNVIASNQTLEEIYDPAFQTSVQKGAASSVMCSYSTINGTYACQNPTVLNTVLRNQFGFGGFVTSDWGATHAGAASVNAGLDQDMPGDNTYYGSALISAVNSGQVSQATINTAVSRILTEEFAFGMFDKPPTGSPGATATSSANQTAGEHLAEQGTVLLKNSGNVLPFGSGDTSIAVIGADASTNVQSAGGGSASVNSSGTVTPLQGITSAAPAGTTVSYDSGSSTSSAAALAGRSSVAVVFVSTNESEGSDLSGIDLSSANNSLISAVANANPNTVVVLNTGSAVTMPWLSSVKGVLEAWYPGQSDGTAIARILYGTTNPSGHLPVTFPTSLSQVPASTSAQWPGTNGQVQYSEGVDVGYRWYDSKGLTPLFPFGYGLSYTSFSYSNLQISSLPQGGAATVTATVTNTGSRAGADVAQLYVSDPAASGQPPRQLEGFARVNLQPGQSQTVSFPLTEQNLHYWSTSTNNWATSTGNYGVAVGDADSASALTLSGTLAVAANQLGQPVSVTNPGPQEGVAGAAVSVQVTAGDTTAGQTAAFTAAGLPAGLAISSSGKITGTPITAGTSTVDVTAKDGNGATATTSFVWTVAASSGGVPTTPLVGYQGLCLDVAAANNADGTAVQVYTCNGTNSQQWTEEADGTVHSLGKCLDIAAGGTANGTAVDLYTCNGSGAQQWQPQTNGTLRNPASGRCLDDTGSGLSGTKTEIYDCSGAANQVWKSPAGTSTGGGGGSTGPITGYQGMCVDVRSANSADGTPVQVYTCNGTTAQQWTVESNGSLQALGKCLDVNAAGTANGSLVQLYTCNGTVAQVWQAQSNGELVNPHSGRCLDDTASGGSGTQLQIWDCTASANQKWQLP, encoded by the coding sequence ATGTCCAGAACGGCAAGACCCCGGCTCGGCCGGGTCCGAGTCCTGATATCGCTGGCCGCGCTGTCCGCGTCCGCGGTCGCGACCTACGCGGCCGTGCCCGGGGCGCAGGCCGCACCGGCCGCGTCCGCGGCGTCGGCGGCGTGTCCGTGGGTGGGATCGACCGCGCCGATTCCGCAACGGGTGAGCCAATTGCTGGCGGCCATGACGCTGAACCAGAAGGTCCAGCTGATGACTGGATCCAGCGGCTCGAGTTACGTCGGGTTCACCCCGGCGATCGGCTCGCTGTGCATCCCGGCGATGAACCTGGAGGACGGTCCCGCCGGTGTCGCCGACGGCATGACCAACGTCACCCAGCTGCCCGCGCCGGTGGACGTCGCAGCCACCTTCGACACCTCCGCCGAGCAGAGCTTCGGTCAGCTGATCGGCGCTGAGGAGGCGGCCAAGGGCACCACCGTCGACCTCGGTCCGACCATCAACATCGTGCGCGACCCGCGCTGGGGGCGCGCCTTCGAATCGGTCGGCGAGGATCCCTATCTCAATGGTCAGATGGGCGCCGCCGACATCCGCGGCGTGCAGTCCACCGGCACGATGGCGCAGGTCAAGCACCTGGTCGCGTACAACCAGGAGACGAACCGCAACTCCCCGTCGGACAACGTGATCGCCAGCAACCAGACGCTGGAGGAGATCTACGACCCGGCCTTCCAGACCTCGGTGCAGAAGGGCGCCGCGTCGTCGGTGATGTGCTCCTACAGCACCATCAACGGCACCTACGCCTGCCAGAACCCGACGGTCCTGAACACCGTGTTGCGCAACCAGTTCGGCTTCGGCGGCTTCGTGACCTCCGACTGGGGCGCCACGCACGCCGGCGCCGCCTCGGTGAACGCCGGGCTCGACCAGGACATGCCGGGTGACAACACCTACTACGGCAGCGCCCTGATATCCGCCGTGAACTCCGGCCAGGTGTCGCAGGCCACGATCAACACCGCGGTGTCGCGCATCCTGACCGAGGAGTTCGCCTTCGGGATGTTCGACAAGCCGCCGACAGGCTCGCCCGGCGCGACCGCGACCAGCTCGGCGAACCAGACCGCCGGCGAACACCTCGCCGAGCAGGGCACCGTGCTGCTGAAGAACTCCGGCAACGTGCTGCCGTTCGGCTCGGGCGACACCTCCATCGCCGTCATCGGCGCGGACGCCTCGACCAACGTGCAGAGCGCCGGCGGCGGCAGCGCGTCGGTGAACTCCAGCGGCACGGTCACGCCGTTGCAGGGCATCACCAGCGCCGCCCCGGCCGGGACCACCGTGTCCTACGACTCCGGATCCTCGACCAGCTCGGCGGCGGCGCTCGCGGGGAGGTCGAGTGTCGCAGTGGTCTTCGTCAGTACCAACGAGTCCGAGGGCAGCGACCTGTCGGGCATCGACCTGTCCAGTGCGAACAACTCGCTGATCTCCGCGGTGGCGAACGCGAACCCCAACACCGTCGTGGTCCTGAACACCGGCTCGGCGGTCACCATGCCGTGGCTGTCCTCGGTCAAGGGCGTGCTCGAGGCCTGGTACCCGGGCCAGAGCGACGGCACGGCGATCGCGAGGATCCTGTACGGCACCACCAACCCCTCCGGCCACCTGCCGGTGACGTTCCCGACCTCGCTGTCCCAAGTCCCGGCGAGCACGAGCGCGCAGTGGCCGGGGACCAACGGCCAGGTGCAGTACTCCGAGGGCGTGGACGTCGGCTACCGCTGGTACGACAGCAAAGGCCTGACACCGCTGTTCCCGTTCGGATACGGCCTGTCCTACACCAGCTTCTCCTACTCGAATCTGCAGATCAGCTCCCTGCCACAGGGCGGCGCGGCGACCGTGACCGCGACGGTGACCAACACCGGGTCCCGGGCCGGAGCCGACGTCGCGCAGCTGTACGTGAGCGACCCGGCCGCCTCCGGCCAGCCGCCGCGCCAGCTGGAGGGCTTCGCGCGCGTGAACCTGCAGCCGGGTCAGAGCCAGACCGTCTCCTTCCCGCTGACCGAGCAGAACCTGCACTACTGGAGCACGAGCACGAACAACTGGGCCACCAGCACCGGCAACTACGGCGTCGCCGTCGGAGACGCCGACTCTGCCAGTGCCCTGACACTGTCCGGCACGCTCGCCGTCGCGGCGAACCAGCTCGGCCAGCCGGTCAGCGTCACCAACCCGGGTCCGCAGGAGGGCGTGGCCGGCGCCGCGGTCTCGGTGCAGGTCACGGCCGGTGACACCACGGCCGGTCAGACCGCGGCGTTCACCGCCGCCGGGCTGCCGGCCGGGCTGGCGATCTCGTCCTCCGGGAAGATCACCGGCACGCCGATCACCGCCGGTACCAGCACCGTCGATGTCACCGCCAAGGACGGCAACGGAGCCACGGCCACCACGTCCTTCGTGTGGACGGTCGCGGCCTCCTCCGGCGGCGTTCCGACGACGCCTCTGGTCGGTTATCAGGGCTTGTGCTTGGACGTGGCCGCGGCGAACAACGCCGACGGCACCGCCGTGCAGGTCTACACCTGCAACGGGACCAACTCCCAGCAGTGGACCGAGGAAGCCGACGGCACGGTGCACTCGCTCGGCAAGTGCCTGGACATCGCCGCCGGCGGTACCGCGAACGGCACCGCCGTGGATCTGTACACCTGTAACGGAAGCGGCGCGCAGCAGTGGCAGCCGCAGACCAACGGCACGTTGCGCAACCCGGCGTCCGGCCGGTGCCTCGACGACACCGGCTCGGGCCTGTCCGGGACGAAGACCGAGATCTACGACTGCTCCGGCGCGGCGAACCAAGTGTGGAAGTCCCCGGCGGGCACGTCCACCGGTGGCGGCGGCGGCAGCACCGGTCCGATCACCGGCTACCAGGGCATGTGCGTGGACGTGCGCAGCGCCAACAGCGCCGACGGCACTCCGGTGCAGGTCTACACCTGCAACGGCACCACCGCGCAGCAGTGGACGGTCGAGTCCAACGGCAGCCTGCAGGCGCTGGGCAAGTGCCTGGACGTGAACGCCGCCGGTACCGCGAACGGCAGCCTCGTCCAGCTCTACACCTGCAACGGGACCGTCGCGCAGGTCTGGCAGGCGCAGAGCAACGGCGAGCTGGTCAACCCGCACTCCGGCCGGTGTCTGGACGACACCGCGTCGGGCGGCTCCGGGACCCAGCTGCAGATCTGGGACTGCACCGCCAGTGCGAACCAGAAGTGGCAGCTGCCTTGA
- a CDS encoding winged helix-turn-helix domain-containing protein, with protein MTTPKFDELIHAPTRLSLVAFLAATDWADFAVLRDSVELSDSALSKQLTTLADAGYIEIRKAFVGKRPRTSARLTPAGRTAFDGHVLALQQIVAGAGRSVVALSRSSEQG; from the coding sequence ATGACCACGCCCAAGTTCGACGAGCTGATCCACGCACCCACGCGGTTATCGCTGGTCGCCTTCCTCGCCGCGACGGACTGGGCAGACTTCGCGGTCCTGCGCGACAGCGTCGAGCTGTCCGACTCAGCGCTGTCCAAACAGCTCACCACCCTGGCCGACGCCGGCTACATCGAGATCCGCAAAGCCTTCGTCGGCAAACGTCCCCGCACCTCAGCCCGCCTCACCCCCGCCGGCCGCACCGCCTTCGACGGCCATGTGCTGGCGCTCCAGCAGATCGTCGCCGGCGCGGGCCGGTCGGTGGTCGCGCTCAGCCGGTCGTCCGAGCAGGGGTAG
- a CDS encoding LysR substrate-binding domain-containing protein, whose protein sequence is MIDVRRLRLLRELSVQGTVTAAAEALHLTGPAVSQQLAALEKEAGVPLLEKHGRTLRLTYAGQRLVEHADVILGNLAAADAELQALRAGQRGTVLITAFPSAARVLLPPLWQLLAQDSEAEVGDVGAMRPELRITEAEPDVSVEMLRRRETDIAVAHAYSLLPRPLPPGCEQHRLMEEPVYLALHPDTAAAHDLTPHQPAELADFRDEGWLLPDPRTYCHELTRRACGAAGFVPSPIAAATDFSVLTALVAARAGVALVPRMALPADTRGVSLHPLTAPVTRSVYALARSGEAGQPRLSRVLEGLQTVALNQYSVTAFV, encoded by the coding sequence ATGATAGACGTCCGTCGGCTACGGCTCCTGCGGGAGCTGTCGGTCCAGGGCACCGTGACCGCCGCCGCCGAAGCCCTGCACCTGACGGGTCCCGCCGTCTCGCAGCAACTGGCCGCGCTGGAGAAGGAAGCCGGCGTCCCACTCCTGGAGAAGCACGGCCGCACCCTGCGCCTGACGTACGCCGGTCAGCGTCTGGTCGAGCACGCCGACGTGATCCTCGGCAACCTCGCCGCCGCCGACGCCGAACTCCAGGCACTGCGCGCCGGGCAGCGCGGGACGGTGTTGATCACCGCGTTCCCCTCAGCGGCGCGAGTTCTGCTCCCGCCGCTGTGGCAGCTGCTGGCGCAGGACAGCGAGGCTGAGGTTGGCGACGTCGGCGCCATGCGACCAGAGCTGCGCATCACCGAAGCCGAGCCGGACGTCTCGGTGGAGATGCTGCGCCGCCGCGAAACCGACATCGCGGTCGCACACGCCTACAGCCTCCTGCCGCGTCCACTCCCACCGGGCTGCGAACAGCATCGGCTGATGGAAGAACCGGTGTACCTGGCGCTGCATCCGGACACCGCCGCGGCGCACGATCTGACGCCCCACCAACCTGCCGAGCTCGCCGATTTCCGTGACGAGGGCTGGCTTCTGCCCGATCCCCGCACCTACTGCCACGAACTCACCCGCCGCGCCTGCGGGGCGGCCGGCTTCGTCCCGTCGCCGATCGCCGCGGCCACCGACTTCTCGGTGCTCACCGCGCTGGTCGCGGCGCGCGCCGGCGTCGCGCTCGTGCCCCGCATGGCGCTGCCCGCCGACACCCGCGGCGTCAGCCTGCATCCGCTGACCGCGCCGGTCACGCGGAGCGTGTACGCGCTGGCGCGCAGCGGGGAGGCGGGGCAGCCTCGGCTGAGCCGGGTGCTGGAGGGGTTGCAGACGGTGGCACTGAATCAGTACAGCGTCACGGCGTTCGTCTGA
- a CDS encoding SigE family RNA polymerase sigma factor — protein MRASEEAEFDELVAGRATSLRRTAYLMCGDWHQAEDLVQVTFMKLHASWHRIRRQEAFDAYLRKTLLRALIDEKRRARWRWEAPTDMLPEVADPAPQPDGVRDLLVAGLRRLPPRQRATLVLRYFEDLSVEETAHALGCSPGTVKSQTSKGLAALRVIVDPVHLARTEELA, from the coding sequence ATGCGCGCTTCGGAGGAGGCGGAGTTCGACGAACTCGTCGCCGGGCGGGCGACCTCGCTGCGCCGCACCGCGTATCTGATGTGCGGGGACTGGCATCAGGCGGAGGACCTGGTGCAGGTCACCTTCATGAAGCTGCACGCCTCCTGGCACCGGATCCGGCGGCAGGAGGCGTTCGACGCCTACCTGCGCAAGACCCTTCTGCGGGCCCTGATCGATGAGAAGCGGCGCGCGCGGTGGCGGTGGGAGGCGCCGACGGACATGCTGCCGGAGGTCGCCGATCCGGCGCCCCAGCCGGACGGAGTGCGCGACCTGCTGGTCGCCGGGCTGAGGCGGCTGCCGCCCCGGCAGCGTGCGACGCTCGTCCTGCGGTACTTCGAGGACCTGAGCGTGGAGGAGACCGCCCACGCGCTCGGCTGCTCCCCGGGGACCGTGAAGAGCCAGACGTCCAAGGGCCTGGCCGCCCTGCGCGTCATCGTCGACCCGGTCCACCTCGCACGGACGGAAGAACTCGCGTGA
- a CDS encoding DMT family transporter yields the protein MNTALVSPRGLALGATVVLWASAFPAIRVGVPGLGVAGLSLERLVVASVALAVVAPFMGVRRPRRRDLPRIAMCGAAGMSVYQLLLNWGEVHVAAGTASLLISVAPVFSVLLAAAFLGERVTARVVTGSLIALGGAAIVAVGGGSARVSTSALVVIAAAIVQATYHFGSKPLLSRYSGFEVACYAMWSGTLFLLPLLPAAWHATSHATAPALASALYLGLAPSALGFVTWGYAVARYPVALSTAALYLVPPVTLAVAFVWLGETPQPLELLGGLVGIGGVVLIQRRGRGTLARQQIQPASVPTPARTTG from the coding sequence GTGAACACTGCGCTCGTCTCTCCTCGCGGTCTCGCCCTCGGCGCAACCGTCGTGCTCTGGGCTTCGGCGTTCCCGGCGATCAGGGTCGGCGTGCCGGGGTTGGGCGTTGCCGGGCTGTCGCTGGAGCGGTTGGTGGTGGCGTCGGTGGCGCTGGCTGTGGTCGCGCCGTTTATGGGAGTGCGGCGGCCGCGTCGGCGGGACCTGCCACGCATCGCGATGTGTGGGGCTGCCGGCATGAGCGTGTACCAGCTGCTGCTCAACTGGGGCGAGGTCCATGTCGCGGCGGGGACTGCCAGCCTGCTGATTTCCGTCGCGCCGGTCTTCAGCGTTCTGCTTGCCGCCGCGTTCCTGGGGGAGCGGGTCACGGCGCGCGTCGTGACCGGCAGCTTGATCGCCTTGGGCGGCGCCGCGATCGTCGCCGTCGGCGGCGGCTCGGCGCGGGTCTCCACGAGCGCGCTCGTGGTCATCGCCGCCGCCATCGTGCAGGCTACCTACCACTTCGGGTCCAAGCCGCTGCTGAGCCGCTACTCAGGGTTCGAAGTCGCCTGCTACGCGATGTGGAGCGGCACGCTGTTCCTGCTGCCGCTGCTCCCGGCAGCCTGGCACGCCACCTCCCACGCCACCGCCCCGGCGCTGGCCTCCGCGCTCTACCTCGGCCTGGCGCCGTCCGCGCTGGGCTTCGTGACCTGGGGCTACGCGGTCGCGCGGTACCCGGTGGCGCTGTCGACCGCCGCGCTGTACCTCGTACCGCCGGTCACGCTCGCGGTCGCGTTCGTCTGGCTCGGCGAGACCCCGCAGCCGCTGGAGTTGCTCGGCGGGCTCGTCGGCATCGGCGGCGTGGTGCTGATTCAGCGCCGGGGGCGCGGAACGCTTGCCAGACAACAGATCCAGCCCGCCTCTGTACCTACCCCTGCTCGGACGACCGGCTGA